Proteins encoded together in one Plasmodium brasilianum strain Bolivian I chromosome 4, whole genome shotgun sequence window:
- a CDS encoding vacuolar protein sorting-associated protein 45 has protein sequence MEGNPYMFKSLVQIYEEYLNLIIHRVKGYKVLILDDETKTIISLIFSHSYILEKEIFLTLNFNDSNIFEDINNSSNKNEKFDFKNYKIKNLKHLKAIFLLRPTHTNILKLMRELKKPIFLEYYLFFTNVLSEKFIEKLAKADEFEVIKNIMEYYIDGYVLHDNLFSLNIDYTSFLYKSGKDSLSDKRKKSQSMKKYGNSNSSSAALHKYDMLTIDEFNEMKDEEGNSVFYQNYAINNKDNVGVSGSMTTGSDNPMGMEDDVHSYSSFILFENQVVNRIVEGLFSLLCSIKQVPDIIYNKHSSICKNIIDLLKMKMLKHECVFSGVLEAYEKYENLIEKQRMVNHPVNEMNYQLNNIMSNQNVNTITEGNCCYMLIIDRSEDPITPLLTQWTYQAMLHELIGIDNNKINLESNKEETQIVMSCIYDEFYNNHLFDNFGDLGKAVKNYVDAYQEETSKKTNLESIDDIQKFIEVYPNYKKLSGNVTKHVNILHKFSEIVEKRQLFFISEIEQSIAIYHKKSEHFKQVIDAIRNYSYTNYDILRLSLLYSLKYEDEEHIELIKTELTKRNIDKDQILLVDALLLYSNEQTKINQLFKEQTFLNFAKTTITRTIKGASNVFTLHKSYIYYLIEDLIKSKLNSQIYTTTNLLNIEPNANKKVNSMVIFFIGGATYEEYRDIQNLAKRYNITILLGCQGGHYPPAQGTSAEKKTKNYKYRKKSRKKW, from the exons ATGGAGGGCAACCCGTACATGTTCAAGAGCCTCGTGCAGATCTACGAGGAGTACTTAAATCTTATAATCCATCGAGTTAAGGGTTATAAAGTGCTAATTTTAGATGACGAAACAAAAACAATCatttctcttattttttcacactcgtatatattagaaaaagaGATTTTTTTAACCCTTAATTTTAATGACAGTAACATATTtgaagatataaataatagtagtaataaaaatgaaaaatttgattttaaaaattataaaataaaaaatttgaagcATTTAAAggctatatttttattgagaCCCACGCATACTAATATACTAAAACTAATGAGAGAATTAAAGAAAccaatttttttagaatattatttattttttactaatgTGTTAAGtgaaaaatttattgaaaaGTTAGCTAAAGCTGACGAGTTTGaggtaataaaaaacatcATGGAATACTATATTGATGGATATGTGTTACATGATAATTTGTTTTCCCTTAACATTGACTATACatcctttttatataaaagtggTAAGGACTCGTTGAGTGATAAAAGGAAGAAGAGTCAGAGTATGAAGAAGTATGGTAATTCGAATAGCAGCAGTGCCGCGTTACATAAATACGATATGCTCACCATTGACGAGTTTAACGAAATGAAGGATGAAGAAGGGAATTCCGTCTTTTACCAAAATTATGCCATCAACAACAAGGATAATGTTGGAGTTAGCGGAAGCATGACCACTGGTAGTGATAATCCCATGGGGATGGAGGACGATGTGCATAGTTACTCCAGTTTTATCCTGTTTGAGAACCAAGTTGTAAATCGAATAGTTGAGGGTTTGTTTTCCCTTTTATGCTCTATTAAACAGGTGCcagatattatatataataaacattcATCCATCTGTAAGAATATTATAGACTTACTAAAAATGAAGATGTTAAAACATGAATGTGTCTTTTCGGGGGTATTAGAAGCATATGAAAAGTACGAAAATTTAATTGAGAAACAGAGAATGGTAAACCATCCAGTAAATGAAATGAATTATCAACTGAACAATATAATGAGTAATCAAAATGTAAATACAATAACAGAAGGGAATTGTTGTTATATGTTAATTATTGATAGGAGTGAAGATCCTATCACTCCATTACTAACCCAGTGGACATATCAAGCTATGTTACATGAACTTATTGGaatagataataataaaataaatttagaaaGTAATAAGGAAGAAACACAAATAGTTATGTCTTGTATATACGAcgaattttataataatcatttatttGACAATTTTGGCGATTTAGGTAAAgcagtaaaaaattatgtagaTGCATATCAAGAAGAAACTTCGAAAAAAACGAACCTTGAATCTATAGATGATATACAGAAATTTATAGAAGTTTATCCtaactataaaaaattgtcAGGTAATGTTACAAAACacgtaaatattttacataaattttccGAAATAGTAGAGAAAagacaattattttttatttccgaGATCGAACAATCCATAGCCATATATCATAAAAAGAGCGAACATTTCAAACAAGTTATTGATGCTATTCGTAATTATAGTTATACAAACTATGATATTTTGAGGCTATCTTTGTTATActctttaaaatatgaagatgAGGAGCATATcgaattaattaaaacagaattaacaaaaagaaatatagaTAAGGATCAAATATTGCTAGTTGATGCTTTACTACTATATTCTaatgaacaaacaaaaattaatcaactttttaaagaacaaacttttttaaattttgctAAAACAACTATAACTAGAACTATAAAAGGAGCTTCCAATGTTTTTACTCTACACAAGTCGTACATTTACTATTTAATAGAAGATTTAATTAAATCAAAATTGAATAGTCAAATATATACTACTACTAATCTGTTAAATATAGAACCAAATGCAAATAAGAAAGTCAACTCTAtggttatatttttcataggAGGTGCTACCTACGAAGAGTACAGagatatacaaaatttaGCCAAAAGGTATAACATTACCATTCTCCTTGGAT GCCAGGGGGGCCACTACCCACCCGCGCAGGGCACCTCAGcagaaaaaaagacaaaaaattacaagtacagaaaaaaaagcagaaaaaaatggtaa
- a CDS encoding hypothetical protein (conserved Plasmodium protein), with amino-acid sequence MKLVKYILSSAPVGIIIKQKKKKKNINLCNFIYTESSRHFVSTSKGVYTYSTIQTNEQKTFLIDLEILRKELILHLHGGNSYPRYELTESGLTCFSKFSTSYNGKKRNENAFGGEASFLVDQGSITDVAAGKEWHSEDAINNEEAISSKEPISSKEPISSKEPISSKEPISSKEPISSKEPVSSKEPISSKEPISSKEPVSSNEPVSSKEPVSSKEPVSSKEFSRSKGASCSERLSFEGAMQRHVEEEVASITALVNQMSLHDMLVLNEKVKKKNLFKAFFLKYVYHSDLVNKKIMEQVNNDTVLSFFYVCSGYYMNPDEISTGKSSTYFKEIPILCKHVLQSLMRLIYKLFFFLKLKEINELTITLFRLYKIDPFLFTDNPLERFVKKFSFRLSEFNRSMLGCTERLDTLVSRRVSRSRSMVRRWSIDGMVGCKASSIHRGSGVVELESQCLHLRDAAKLLYHIVNLNESMLKSKDKVNSCRLSSLYTDFIKNILIFCAKDIKNEERVKDIYLWKSCMSLLYSLTILYTEKLHSIIVDNFENSMMAFICSPFFKLDNITIINYLELNHFLFNQIHNIHENQSCYYFIDMRASLHQSVCNINKSMPPNACNFSYVFTSTDGIEQDDVLHLEDFIKFAHSLSFYQRKVIRTSESLGEAKRWMDIQKKKWKEIENVPEKDINKKGKTNAKTDIIIDLRSDDGTNDKSKNQGILVKKIILSLLPHIDNLVERCVFKMFEADEGKSMERRKNKHILCSDKINHEGEWSSCSSNIHPKDTYKTSEKEEHVNDLKRKKKNDLTLKNELIGKENSKKDFLKCNEDNAMYGLLKKLSHLLNICYEHKITNLRMLYIITFLLSKCKRIDLVVLSNILNVFSKINYCYDTYFVSFYFANYVERVTLEEDILRRYFFEKMDKGMPLSGGLSSRISTRSVVVDAPNVADTLDERHSITPIRDKQPGKGEGGGKKKMFTFYVWRAFLRNMKRSVLDEEILKNLLPVNMTKIVNGLIYYRNINKKLIEIIIKIISRQYNNKSEEGVKIGENKKKKKKEEEEEEDDEERKCKKSDKGNFNIICLGSLLNYMSFTDDIQCYDLNVKLIKLIKTKILMEENSFDARLLCGIYISYSRLNIYDKSIFYLIYKRLNMKKLNVKNILSIVSYLNKMGIYDKEILCNCFTIIFTNKMDEIKMHLPILVHLLFILTSISQLYLFNNMILILTYIFTLVKHIHKMGINSNFRFKGALTYNFYSMLLIALHTLYHLILTTHILGSRTNLLHHVNIKYLYILKSLLYQDYGVKGLTVATNSDIQKNVLHCVKEVIKSNKVDIVYEYSIKGTPYLIDLILVNDNISTYSVHMFILYESIFFCLSYDQTFAGVLTVMLLLGKK; translated from the exons ATGAAATTAGTGAAATACATATTATCTTCAGCACCAGtaggaataataataaaacaaaaaaaaaaaaaaaaaaatataaatctatgcaattttatatatacagaaaGTAGTCGTCATTTTGTGAGTACTTCAAAGGGGGTATATACCTATAGCACAATACAAACAAATGAAcagaaaacatttttaatagatTTAGAAATACTACGAAAGGAGTTAATTCTTCATCTACATGGTGGTAACTCTTACCCGAGATATGAGTTAACTGAATCTGGTCTAACATGTTTTAGTAAGTTCTCGACGTCATATAATGGAAAGAAGAGGAATGAAAATGCCTTCGGAGGGGAAGCATCATTTTTAGTGGATCAGGGAAGCATTACAGATGTTGCAGCAGGAAAGGAGTGGCATAGTGAAGATGCGATCAATAATGAAGAAGCGATCAGCAGTAAAGAACCGATCAGTAGTAAAGAACCGATCAGTAGTAAAGAACCGATCAGTAGTAAAGAACCGATCAGTAGTAAAGAACCGATCAGTAGTAAAGAACCGGTCAGTAGTAAAGAACCGATCAGTAGTAAAGAACCGATCAGTAGTAAAGAACCGGTCAGTAGTAACGAACCGGTCAGTAGTAAAGAACCGGTCAGTAGTAAAGAACCGGTCAGTAGTAAAGAATTTAGTCGTAGTAAAGGAGCCAGTTGTAGTGAGAGGCTCTCCTTCGAAGGAGCAATGCAACGACACGTAGAGGAGGAAGTTGCATCTATTACAGCTTTGGTAAACCAAATGAGCTTACATGATATGCTCGTACTGAATGAAAAGGTGAAGAAGAAGAATCTCTTTAAGgcattttttctaaaatatgtatatcaCAGTGACCTagttaataagaaaataatggAACAAGTAAACAATGATACTGTATTATCATTCTTTTATGTTTGTTCTGGGTATTATATGAACCCTGATGAAATATCCACTGGTAAGAGCAGTACATATTTTAAGGAGATACCTATTTTATGTAAGCATGTGCTTCAGTCACTGATGCGtttaatatacaaattattttttttcttaaaattgaaggaaataaatgaattgaCTATTACATTATTTAGACTGTACAAAATAGATCCTTTCCTTTTCACCGATAATCCATTGGAGAGATTTGTTAAGAAGTTTTCATTCCGTCTGTCAGAGTTTAACAGATCTATGTTGGGGTGTACTGAAAGGTTGGACACATTAGTGAGCAGGAGGGTGAGTAGGAGCAGGAGCATGGTCAGGCGTTGGAGTATTGATGGAATGGTCGGTTGTAAGGCAAGCAGTATACACAGAGGTAGTGGTGTTGTAGAGCTGGAGAGTCAATGCCTTCACCTGAGAGATGCCGCCAAGTTGCTGTACCATATAGTGAACCTCAATGAGAGCATGTTGAAGAGTAAAGATAAAGTTAACAGTTGCAGATTGAGCTCATTATACActgattttataaaaaatatcctCATCTTCTGTGCAAAGGATATAAAGAATGAAGAAAGAGTAAAGGATATATATCTTTGGAAAAGTTGTATGTCATTACTCTACAGCTTAACCATTTTATATACTGAAAAATTGCATAGTATTATTGTtgataattttgaaaattctATGATGGCATTTATTTGTTCtccttttttcaaattagataatataacaattatTAACTACTTGGAACTGaatcattttttgtttaaccAGATACATAACATACATGAAAATCAGtcatgttattattttatcgATATGAGAGCATCTTTACATCAAAGTGtttgtaatataaataagtcTATGCCTCCCAACGCTTGTAACTTTTCCTATGTGTTTACTAGTACTGATGGAATAGAACAGGATGATGTGTTACACTTAGAAGATTTTATCAAGTTTGCGCATTCGTTGTCCTTCTATCAGAGAAAAGTAATCCGCACGAGTGAAAGTCTAGGAGAAGCAAAAAGATGGATGGACATACAGAAAAAGAAGTGGAAAGAAATAGAGAACGTGCCAGAAAAGGACATAAATAAGAAGGGTAAAACAAATGCTAAAACTGATATCATTATTGACCTTCGAAGTGACGATGGAACCAACGATAAATCGAAAAATCAAGGGATtcttgttaaaaaaattattctatcGCTGTTGCCGCACATCGATAATTTAGTTGAAAGATGCGTCTTCAAAATGTTCGAAGCAGATGAGGGGAAGTCAATggaaagaaggaaaaataagCATATTTTATGTAGTGATAAGATTAACCATGAGGGGGAATGGTCTAGTTGCTCGAGCAATATCCACCCAAAGGATACATACAAAACGAGTGAAAAGGAAGAGCACGTGAATGatttgaaaaggaaaaaaaaaaatgacttGACTTTAAAAAACGAATTAATTGGTAAGGAAAATTCAAAGAAAGACTTCCTAAAATGTAATGAAGATAATGCTATGTACGGATTGCTAAAAAAGTTAAGTCATTTGTTGAACATATGCTACGAACACAAAATAACGAATTTGAGGATGTTGTATATAATAACCTTCCTCCTTTCTAAGTGTAAAAGAATCGACTTGGTAGTGTTAAGCAATATTCtaaatgttttttcaaaaataaattattgctATGATACATATTTCGTTAGCTTTTATTTTGCTAATTATGTAGAGAGGGTTACACTGGAGGAGGATATTTTAAGAAGAtacttttttgaaaaaatggaTAAGGGAATGCCACTCTCGGGGGGTTTAAGCAGTAGGATCAGTACACGAAGCGTAGTGGTAGATGCACCAAACGTGGCAGACACGTTAGATGAACGACACTCTATAACACCAATACGTGATAAGCAGCCGGGGAAAGGGGAGGggggaggaaaaaaaaaaatgtttaccTTTTATGTATGGAGGGCTTTTCTAAGGAACATGAAGAGAAGCGTACTTGATGaggaaatattaaaaaacttGCTGCCCGTGAATATGACAAAAATTGTGAATGGATTGATATATtacagaaatataaataaaaaattgatagaaataattattaaaataatttcaagGCAGTATAACAACAAGAGCGAGGAAGGGGTAAAAATtggggaaaataaaaaaaaaaaaaaaaaagaagaagaagaagaagaagatgatgaagaaaggaaatgtaaaaaatctGACAAGGGAAATTTTAACATAATTTGTTTAGGATCCCTTCTCAACTACATGAGTTTCACAGATGACATTCAGTGTTATGATCTAAATGTAaaactaataaaattaataaaaactaaGATATTAATGGAAGAGAATTCATTCGATGCTAGGTTGTTATgtggtatatatattagttactcaagattaaatatatatgataagtctatattttatttaatatataaaagattaaatatgaaaaaattaaatgtcaAGAATATTCTGAGTATTGTGTcttatttaaacaaaatggGAATATACGATAAAGAAATTTTGTGTAATTGttttactataatttttacaaataaaatggatgaaataaaaatgcacTTACCTATTTTAGTGCAcctcctttttatattaacatcAATAAGTCAACTGTACCTGTTCAACAATATGATtcttatattaacatatatatttactctTGTAAAACATATACACAAAATGGGCATAAATAGTAATTTTCGATTTAAAGGGGCACTCACATATAATTTCTACTCAATGCTACTCATAGCTTTGCATACATTATACCATCTCATTCTGACCACACACATATTGGGTAGTCGCACTAATTTATTACACCATGTGAATAtcaaatatttgtatattttaaaatcttTATTATATCAAGATTATGGAGTTAAGGGTCTAACTGTTGCCACTAATTCggatattcaaaaaaatgttttacatTGTGTGAAAgaagtaataaaaagtaataaggTTGATATTGTATATGAATATAGCATTAAAGGCACACCTTACCTTATTGAT CTCATTCTGgtaaatgataatattagtACTTACAGCGTTCACATGttcatattatatgaaaGCATTTTTTTCTGTCTTTCTTACGATCAAACTTTTGCTGGAGTTTTAACCGTAATGTTGTTACTGGGGAAGAAGTAA
- a CDS encoding Alba domain-containing protein — protein sequence MTKKKIKLLSKNIQKRKNIIKEQPKKEKYYQRTAKKKGFIKLSRWLRRNRKRTINSQVCLWVDARKKKKKKEVTIETIQKEYSPVLRKKKTDIYIASNKPINIYYQQILKTLNSKTKKVEHLIEGDIKKVNSCAIPSNDQICIYAVGTNILRASYLVQDIVNFYYNFLHNIRNGANVNVPNVNSAYVNVPNVNSANVNISNKGKRKKSVDVTSHIDIKVNSKTLLMNDNVITNKFSIKEDFSDDDYDDVINFAKQPYNPTLHKYIERSKERRVTVVAISIKKKSGS from the exons atgacaaaaaaaaagatcaaattattatcaaaaaatatccaaaaaaggaaaaatattatcaaaGAACAgccaaaaaaggaaaaatattatcaaagaacagccaaaaaaaaag gttttattaaattatcacGTTGGTTAAGAAGAAACCGTAAAAGAACCATAAACAGTCAAGTGTGTTTGTGGGTTGA TGcaaggaaaaagaagaaaaagaaagaggtTACTATCGAAACCATTCAAAAAGAATACTCACCAGTattaagaaagaaaaaaacagatatatatatcgCATCTAACAAACCTATTAATATTTACTAtcaacaaattttaaaaacgttgaatagtaaaacaaaaaaagtgGAACACCTAATTGAAGGGGATATCAAAAAGGTTAACAGTTGTGCTATTCCTTCAAACGATCAAATCTGTATATATGCTGTTGGAACTAATATCTTGAGAGCATCTTACCTAGTGCAAGATATAGTTAATTTTTACTACAACTTTTTACATAACATTCGAAACGGGGCTAACGTAAACGTGCCTAATGTAAACTCGGCTTATGTAAACGTGCCTAATGTAAACTCGGCTAATGTAAACATTTCTAACAAgggtaaaagaaaaaaatctGTCGACGTTACATCCCACATTGATATTAAGGTTAATAGTAAAACTCTACTTATGAACGACAATGtaattacaaataaattttccaTCAAGGAGGATTTCTCAGATGACGACTATGATGATGTAATCAATTTTGCCAAGCAACCCTACAACCCCACACTACATAAGTACATCGAG cgAAGTAAAGAAAGGAGAGTGACGGTAGTCGCCATTtcgataaaaaagaagagcgGCAgttga
- a CDS encoding hypothetical protein (conserved Plasmodium protein) — MDDGKGRNGIAWTSTIRTGRSRGKRNNKIGGPQKVFEKCKKTKEVKKLLFEKMLNRNGKPDSRLERKYINRYDLTACGGSISHSPHTIPERSSTPILSCELFRNKDNQKSCSYLLKSAVLNLNHIIYLLGRNNNIYVELAQYISYELQYLEQCSKCNMDRSNKLNEGSRYNMMNAHNNSSCISVSLTDLIYVFNFYIYMKYYCFHFFIIILRLIEKASDISNINHKMIIRFLESCIKLKNEINKSMNNTCKRKYFNKRYQRWFYYRFPSSYCFLFIRNSIFKKKWTLSIHSLSPIMRGDNYSRKSFNSALSSSPRSTISSAITTSSTATLCTHNILPHLRSEIKKKRCMHFVLQKRKCYINTTYAKYRKRKHNEMMNTCNELLHRCTTLFFNRHIDVNLIMSYVKMATKWCKCVRSASRTSGCTSSGADAQERWDRLTSAVEQCLKKNCAYFHTDEVVGMINFLMEEKYNSKELKDPIKHICRKFCVDCRRNKSSEYYSVKEIRDIVSLLAKRKHFDENFLTCASRYIIDNMDTINSNNLTQIVINMYRILKYNKNELLYEILNRYNPPDTRKSRKYTIVNSFFLEKTKMKYRKKGIRQLDRSNKKMCIRWGNSLNSFSYSMNCDNKEKDVEDNKKNAINFRKIRNFDKVKIKKLLQFIKVLIDNNIYIDSRWSEYFFSLIKNKYVFIKTKNYHLLCFALLHIELKKNITKFFHPYSKYNIYSTYSFVQIVSTNNLSSLIQITLLFSFYMHKQGTTLFFALLFNILRKFCKRSKGILTGMHDWRGSNCANGEIVFPHSSTSYIQDDHIIETYSQSAYSHDMKIYEKNKNNKYQKKKEKKKNSIKIPSCDLLEWNVPHNRVAHENVLQIQKQIQYELHQLHELQKDEPMQCHQGWDGIVQRGGELSLIGASSESRSSDSILNEHRHFRKNGSSLEPCGFAEEKNVKGGSFKRTGNARSREIANCGNDNTYSLSHIADIAFPDGNVNRGDTNVETAFYKSKKEKVFSTECNGKYDSDYFDQLNNSRNVLLIINNLFFHIKMGYNGGSSSGGSGISSSSTDVNSCLLKSENTQSCSANFTLEQLTIRQLLLLYEAYTLCCSYIDHSLKTIKIMNNDKNAISSKFHKQSSKSEVINELVHHPFQVDICIRRNFCSIYVFFDIEAERWRFEEFAQCR, encoded by the exons ATGGACGATGGTAAAGGAAGAAACGGAATTGCATGGACAAGCACAATAAGAACAGGAAGAAGTAGAGGGA aaagaaataataaaattggtGGACCACAAAAAGtatttgaaaaatgtaaaaaaacgaa agaaGTTAAAAAGTTGCTCTTCGAAAAGATGCTGAACAGGAATGGTAAGCCCGACAGTAGGTTAGAAAGGAAGTATATAAATCGATATGATCTTACGGCATGTGGGGGAAGTATTTCCCACTCACCCCATACTATCCCGGAACGTAGCAGCACGCCAATATTATCATGTGAACTATTTCGAAACAAGGACAACCAGAAAAGCTGTTCATACCTCCTTAAAAGTGCAGTACTAAATCTGAACCACATAATTTATCTGTTAGGAAGgaacaataatatttatgtcgAACTAGCACAATACATTTCATACGAGCTGCAATATTTAGAGCAATGTTCAAAATGTAACATGGATAGAAGTAACAAACTTAATGAGGGTAGCAGATATAACATGATGAATGCGCACAACAACAGTTCATGCATTTCTGTATCTCTGACGGAcctcatatatgtatttaacttttatatttatatgaaatattattgtttccatttttttatcataattttaagATTAATCGAAAAGGCTAGTGATATATCAAACATTAACCATAAGATGATCATTCGTTTTTTAGAGTCGTgtataaaattgaaaaacgaaataaataagagtatgaataatacatgtaaaagaaaatatttcaacAAGAGATACCAAAGGTGGTTTTATTATCGTTTTCCTTCTAGCTattgttttcttttcattcgaaatagtatttttaaaaaaaaatggaccCTTTCAATTCATTCCCTCTCACCTATTATGAGGGGGGATAATTATTCCAGGAAATCATTCAATTCAGCATTATCTTCGTCTCCCAGGTCCACTATATCTAGCGCTATCACTACTTCTTCCACTGCAACCCTGTGTACACATAACATTCTTCCTCATTTGAgaagtgaaataaaaaaaaaaaggtgcaTGCACTTTGTACTACAAAAAAGGAAGTGCTACATAAATACCACTTATGCAAAGTACaggaaaagaaaacataatGAAATGATGAACACTTGTAATGAACTCCTGCACAGATGTACAACACTTTTTTTCAATAGACATATCGATGTGAATCTCATTATGAGCTATGTAAAAATGGCTACAAAATGGTGCAAATGTGTGAGAAGCGCTTCCAGAACAAGTGGCTGTACTAGCAGTGGTGCGGACGCACAAGAACGCTGGGATAGGTTAACCTCAGCAGTGGAGCAATGCCTTAAGAAGAACTGCGCATACTTCCACACAGACGAAGTAGTAGGCATGATAAACTTTTTGATGgaagaaaaatacaatagTAAAGAACTAAAAGATCctattaaacatatatgcagGAAGTTTTGTGTTGACTGTAGAAGGAACAAGAGTAGTGAGTATTACAGTGTAAAAGAGATTAGAGATATCGTTTCACTCCTTGCAAAGAGAAAACATTttgatgaaaattttttaacatgcGCATCGAGGTACATTATAGATAACATGGATACTATAAATTCAAACAATTTAACCCAGATTGTTATTAACATGTAcagaattttaaaatataataagaacGAACTGTTGTATGAAATATTGAATAGGTACAACCCCCCAGATACGCGTAAGAGTAGGAAATATACTATTGTAAATTCCttctttttagaaaaaactaaaatgaaatacagaaaaaagGGGATACGTCAATTAGATAGAAGCAATAAGAAAATGTGTATTAGATGGGGGAATAGCTTGAACAGTTTTAGCTACTCAATGAATTGTGAtaacaaagaaaaagatgTAGAGGATAACAAGAAAAATGCTataaattttagaaaaattagaaatttcgataaagtaaaaataaaaaaattgcttcAGTTCATCAAGGTACTAATAGacaacaatatatatattgacaGCAGGTGGTCAGAATATTTCTTCTCACtaattaagaataaatatgtttttataaaaacaaaaaattatcatcTACTCTGTTTTGCATTACTTCatatagaattaaaaaaaaatataacaaaattttttcacccatatagtaaatataatatctaCAGTACATATTCATTTGTACAAATTGTATctacaaataatttatcatcTTTAATTCAAATTACTCTACTATTTAGCTTTTACATGCACAAGCAAGGTACTACTTTATTCTTTGCCTTACTTTTTAACATTCTTcgtaaattttgtaaaagaaGTAAAGGAATACTTACAGGTATGCATGACTGGAGGGGCTCTAACTGTGCAAATGGGGAAATTGTTTTCCCTCATTCATCAACATCGTACATCCAGGATGACCACATCATTGAAACTTATTCCCAAAGTGCATATTCACAtgatatgaaaatatacgagaaaaacaaaaacaacaaatatcagaaaaaaaaagaaaaaaaaaaaaattcga TTAAAATACCCTCGTGTGATCTACTCGAATGGAATGTCCCACATAACAGGGTTGCACATGAAAACGTTTTGCAAATTCAAAAGCAAATACAGTATGAATTGCATCAATTGCATGAACTGCAAAAGGATGAGCCCATGCAATGCCATCAAGGGTGGGATGGAATCGTCCAAAGGGGGGGGGAATTATCCCTAATAGGGGCATCAAGTGAAAGCAGGAGCAGTGATTCTATTTTGAATGAACATAGACACTTTCGAAAAAATGGTTCTTCCCTTGAGCCTTGTGGATTTGCAGAGGAGAAGAACGTCAAAGGAGGCAGCTTCAAACGTACTGGAAATGCTAGAAGTAGAGAAATTGCTAACTGTGGGAACGATAACACGTATAGCCTTTCCCATATAGCAGATATCGCCTTTCCCGATGGAAATGTAAACAGAGGAGATACAAATGTGGAAACGGCTTtctataaaagtaaaaaagagaaagttTTCTCTACAGAGTGCAATGGAAAGTACGATAGCGATTACTTTGATCAACTAAACAACTCGAGAAATGTACTTCTCATTATTaacaatttgttttttcatatcAAAATGGGCTACAATGGTGGAAGTAGTAGTGGGGGAAGCGGTatcagtagtagtagtactGATGTGAACAGTTGCTTATTGAAAAGCGAAAACACACAAAGCTGCAGTGCAAATTTTACTTTGGAACAGCTGACCATTAGACAGTTGTTGCTCTTGTATGAGGCATACACGTTATGCTGCTCGTATATTGATCATTCCTTGAAAACGatcaaaattatgaacaacgACAAGAATGCTATTTCGTCCAAATTCCACAAGCAG AGTTCTAAAAGTGAAGTAATAAACGAGCTCGTTCATCATCCCTTTCAAGTGGACATTTGCATAAGGAGGAA TTTTTGcagtatatatgttttctttGATATTGAAGCGGAAAGGTGGCGTTTTGAAGAGTTTGCGCAATGCCGCTGA